From Bradyrhizobium sp. sBnM-33:
CCGCGGAGGCAGGAACCTTTGAGGCGATAGAACTCTTGCATAGTCGGGTGCCTCGCCGCCGGGGCACTCACCGACTGGACGGTCCCAGCCCACAGCCCCCTTAGCGCTGGGGCCGTTCTTTCGTTGGAGCCGCTGCGCGGCGTCGGACGGATCCACCAGTGTAGGCGGCTCCGAGCGCTTACGCATCTCGCTTCTCAACGGGCTCGGCAGAACAATTCGAGCATTGTCGTTATGCGGGCGTTAACGGCATCTCCCGGCACAAAAGCTCGCTTAACTTGCCGTGAAGTTGATGAGCTAATGCTCGTCGCCGACAACGGCAGAGCCAATGGCCAACGATATCATCACGCATAAGGATGCGCTGCACCACACCGCGGGTCGCACCGCTGTGAGCGTGGGCCTGACCGTCGTCTTGACGTTGTCCTTGTGCCTCCTGCAGTTCGGATCCGATCCGGAGGCGTTCGTGCGCGCCGGCTTCGTGACCAAATCGTCGATCCTGATCAGCATGCTCATTTCGGGGCTGCTGACGGCAGGCCTGAGCTATCGGTCTGCCTTGGTGATGCGTGAATTGGCGTTGGCGCGCGCCGCGCTGCTGCGAATTTCCTGTACCGACCAATTGACCGGATTGCTTAACCGGCGGGGCTTCGACGAAGCCGCGATGTCTGCCCTGACCGAGGCGCGCAAGGCGAATCTGCCCACCACCGTGCTGATGTGCGACATCGATCGCTTCAAGGCGATCAACGATCAGTTCGGGCATGAGTTCGGAGACAGGGTGCTCATCGCGATCGCGGAGGTGCTGCGCTCCTTCGGCGAGCGAAGGCAGATGCTGGTGGCAAGGCATGGCGGCGAGGAATTTGCCGTCCTGATGACCGGGACATCAAGGGAACGCGCCGCTCTATACGCCGAGGAGCTTCTGCAGGCCTGCGCCGCCCAGGAAATCTCGAGCGAAGAGATTTCGGCTAACGTGACGATCAGCATCGGGCTGGCCGAATGCCACGGTAAAACGGACCTGGCCAAGGTCATGCGCATGGCCGATCAGGCCCTTTATGCGGCCAAGCATCGAGGGCGCAATCGCGTCGTCCGGGCGGACATCTTGGCGGAGTCGATCGCCGCGTAATCTGGGCGGTGCCCGACCGGCATCTGATGGATATCAGCGATTGAACTCGTCGGCTTCGCCGCGCGGAGTTGTGCCGGTCGCACGCTGCACGAACTGCGGGGCGTATCTCGCTGCGCTCGCGGGGCGGGCGCTCGGACGGGTCCCGTCCCACCTTGGCCCGCAGCTCCGTCAGGTCGGTGAAGATATCGGCTTGGCGGCGGAGTTCGTCGGCGGCCATCGGCGGCTGGCTGGCGATGCT
This genomic window contains:
- a CDS encoding GGDEF domain-containing protein yields the protein MRAGFVTKSSILISMLISGLLTAGLSYRSALVMRELALARAALLRISCTDQLTGLLNRRGFDEAAMSALTEARKANLPTTVLMCDIDRFKAINDQFGHEFGDRVLIAIAEVLRSFGERRQMLVARHGGEEFAVLMTGTSRERAALYAEELLQACAAQEISSEEISANVTISIGLAECHGKTDLAKVMRMADQALYAAKHRGRNRVVRADILAESIAA